The DNA sequence TTGGTGACGGATATTCTGGTGGGTGCTGACGGCGCATGGTCGAAGGTCCGCCCTCTCCTCTCCCCCGCCAAGCCAAGCTATGCCGGAGTGACCTTCATTGAAACCTACCTGCACAATGCTAATGAGGATCACCCGGAAAGTGCGGCAGCCGTGGGCGGCGGAACTCTGTTTGCTCTCGAACCAAACCGGGGCATTCTGGCGCACTGTGAAGGTAATGGCACGCTACATGCCTACGCGGCCCTGAGACAGCCTGAGGCTTGGCTCGCTACTGTTGATTTTTCCGTTCCGCAGAGCGCTAAGGCGCAGGTGGCCGCCGAGTTCGCCGACTGGGCACCGGAGCTTACTGCACTTATCACCGAAAGCGAAAAAGACGCCGTAGTACGTGCCATTTCCGTACTGCCTGTGGAGCATCAGTGGCAACGGGTCCCAGGCGTGACGCTGCTCGGCGACGCGGCGCACCTGATGTCGCCCTTCGCCGGTGAAGGCGCAAATCTGGCCATGTTCGACGGTGCTGAACTGGCAAAAGCCATCGTCGCGCACCTCGGCGATATAGAAGCGGCGCTGGCCGCCTATGAAAAGGAACTCTTCCCGCGCAGCGCGGCAGCGGCAGAAGAAGCCGCGCGAAATCTAGAATTGTGCTTTGGGGAGGACGCGCCGCACAGCCTGCTGGCGCTCTTCACCCAGCATCATGATGCTAAATAAGCTCTGTTTAATGATAAAGTTGGCGAAATAGAATGATTAAATCGGGGCGTTGTTGATGAAAAAGAAGGAATTTATTGCTCAGGACTTGCTGAGTAAAATTTACCAACGCAGCGCCCTGCCGGAAGATCAACGCCCGACCAAGCTTCCCCCCGAACGCCAGCTGGCCGAGGAGTACGGCGCATCTCGCTTCACCATCCGCAAGGCGCTGGAGAAGCTGGTGGATATCGGCGCGGTGCGGGTGGTTCAGGGTTCTGGGATTTTTATTAATCCCGGCATCAGTAGTAATCCGTTGGTTTACAACTCCATCACCGAGAAGAAATTCGCTGAAATTAGCTTTCGCATGCTTAATCTGCACAAACGCCGCCCGGACAAGGAAGAGCAGCAGATTTTTGGCCTGACGGCGGATGACTTTATTTGGGCTTTTACCCGGCTGCGCGCGGTGAATCAGCACAACGTGCAGATTGAACAGGCCAGAATGCCCTTCAGCCTGTTTACCGATTTAAACCAGAGGGTGATTGAGAGTTCTATTCAACAATATGTGCTGGGCAAGGGCTATCAGATTTCCCACTCCCTCACCCATTACGACGCCGTGATAGTTAATAAAGTGCAGGCCGAGCTGCTCGGCTGTAAGAAAGGCGCGCCAGCGATGCATATCCTTAACCGTGGAATTCTGCGCGACGGCCAGGTGTATGCGTTCAGCGATATTGTCGATATCGATTATTCCTGCACCTATGTCATCCCCTTCAATCAGGATAATTTGGCCTTTAGGCAGACCTGATATAGCCCTGCTTTTGCATTTTATCTAAGGTCTCCCCTTTGGCGCAGACCATGCCGGTCGACAGTAATTCAAAGTCGAGACTCTGGTAAAAACCTATTTTATCCGGCGCGGCATAGATGAAGATCTTGCCGAAGGGCAGCAACTCTTCTCGCACCGCCTCCATGAGCTGCCGACCATAACCTTTGCCTTGCTGATGAGGTGCCACCGCTACGTCGGAAAGATAGCTGCACCAAGTCATATCACTGATTGCTCTCGCCACAGCAATAAGCTTGCCCTGTTCATAGCCAAACCAGCAGAAAGCGCTGTGGCGAAAGGCATTTTCTAAATCGCCCAACTCACGTAGACCTAGACCGGCGGTATCAATCAGCTCGACCAACGCCTGCCAATCTACCTCATTGATACTTTCTTTCCGCTTTATCATTACCATCGTACAGGGTTCCTTAGACATGCTTGAAGGTGTTTGGTAGGAATTTAATGATCATAAGGCTATTTTGTAAAACAGAAATTTATATATTATTGTTTGGCAGGAAGCTTGATGAATTCATGAAAATCATAGTTCCTAATAGGTTTTATTACAAAAATCTCAAATAAAATCAAAAAAACAACACAACATATTGAAAAGTGATTTTTATAGTAGCCCGACTAATTTAATTAACTAAAAATTCGATAAAAAATTAAACGACAGGTTTAATAATGAGATCTAGCTCACGATAAGAAATATATTATTATTTAAATATGCAGTTTCCAAAAACAAGGGGCCGTTTATGAAAGTTATTGACAATTTATTAGTGGAATACATATCTGGTGGCCGTGGCGGTAATACCGGTGATTATCGCTCAGATCGAAATAAAAATAGTCGCGGAGCACCTGACACCTGCGCCAATCAAGCAGGCGTAAATGGTATTCTTGGAGCAATGGCAGGTATACCAGGAGGCCCTCCTGGAATGGCGGCAGCCGCTGCATTAGCTAGTTTATCGACTGCCGTTTCTTGCTCTAGAAATGGCTCAAGTGGGGGCCGCAATCAAGGTGCATTTGGCGGCAATAATAATAGCAATAGTGTGAATGGGCAATGCCGTCGATAGCCATATTATTAACTCCAGCCTGAAAAATCGCGTCTAAGGGCGCGGTTTTTCGTTAACACTTAGAATGGAATCTAATGATGACCCGCAGTAAGTGGATACACGCCGCAGCGAATATCTTCGCCTTAACACTGAGTATTATTTTAGCCTACGCATCAAACTTAAATATTGTGTCCAATGGAAATAGCATTGCAGATGCGTTTTTAAGCGCATCCTCCTTTATGGGAATAAGGTGGATAGCATTCAAAACATTAACCTATTTCTTTGTTAAACCAGAATAGACCACTAAATGAAGCTCTCTTTTCGAAAGGAATCGATAGAACACCAGCAGACTAAGTGGATAGGTAAAGCATTATTAACCCCCTCTGCCCCAGCTTGGCTAGTTTTGGGATTGTCACTTCTCTTTTTAACGATCTTCATTGCAGCGTTAACCCTCTGCAACTACACCCGCCGTATAAACGTCTTTGGTGAGATAACCAGCGAACCTCGCTCAGTGAACATTTTCGCGACTCAGCAAGGGTTTATTTCAGACCGTTTTGTAAAGGTCGGTGATGTGGTTAAAAAGGGAGATCGTCTCTATCAGATCGATTTTAGCAAAGTTACCCACGGTGGCAATTTCAGCATTAAGACCCGGGAAGCAATAGAGTCGCAGCTGGTTCAAATAGAAAAGATTATCGACAAACTGCAAAAAAATAAGCAGCTGACCGTCGATAATTTACGAACGCAGAAACAGCAATACGAATTGGCCCATAGCCAATCCTTATCGTTCCTCATGGATGCCCGCAAGGGCGCGCAATTCGCTAAAGAGACCATGAAG is a window from the Ewingella sp. CoE-038-23 genome containing:
- a CDS encoding GntR family transcriptional regulator, with amino-acid sequence MKKKEFIAQDLLSKIYQRSALPEDQRPTKLPPERQLAEEYGASRFTIRKALEKLVDIGAVRVVQGSGIFINPGISSNPLVYNSITEKKFAEISFRMLNLHKRRPDKEEQQIFGLTADDFIWAFTRLRAVNQHNVQIEQARMPFSLFTDLNQRVIESSIQQYVLGKGYQISHSLTHYDAVIVNKVQAELLGCKKGAPAMHILNRGILRDGQVYAFSDIVDIDYSCTYVIPFNQDNLAFRQT
- a CDS encoding GNAT family N-acetyltransferase, translating into MVMIKRKESINEVDWQALVELIDTAGLGLRELGDLENAFRHSAFCWFGYEQGKLIAVARAISDMTWCSYLSDVAVAPHQQGKGYGRQLMEAVREELLPFGKIFIYAAPDKIGFYQSLDFELLSTGMVCAKGETLDKMQKQGYIRSA
- a CDS encoding FAD-dependent oxidoreductase; translated protein: MNQSIAIVGAGLGGLMLARVLHLHGINATVFEAEASADARSQGGLLDIHDYNGQLALQAAGLFEQFQAIIQRGAQASRVLNKHGKVLLDEPDDGDGGRPEVHRGDLRKLLLDSLPEGMIRWGHKVTSVAPLGSGQHQLTFANGSTLVTDILVGADGAWSKVRPLLSPAKPSYAGVTFIETYLHNANEDHPESAAAVGGGTLFALEPNRGILAHCEGNGTLHAYAALRQPEAWLATVDFSVPQSAKAQVAAEFADWAPELTALITESEKDAVVRAISVLPVEHQWQRVPGVTLLGDAAHLMSPFAGEGANLAMFDGAELAKAIVAHLGDIEAALAAYEKELFPRSAAAAEEAARNLELCFGEDAPHSLLALFTQHHDAK